A single region of the Eleginops maclovinus isolate JMC-PN-2008 ecotype Puerto Natales chromosome 4, JC_Emac_rtc_rv5, whole genome shotgun sequence genome encodes:
- the lmo7b gene encoding LIM domain only protein 7b isoform X5, translating to MEWRQQTSVSCADAFNEAQRWIEKVTGKSFGCNDFRAALENGVLLCDLINKLKPGIIKRVNRLSTPIAGLDNVSVFLKACGKLGLNVSQLFHPGDLQDLSSRATLRRDETKRRLKNVLVTIYWLGRKAHQDTFYSGPQLNFKAFEGLLGLALSKALDEGSHLFVKESWYLEREESQRMRPNYKNQFSLDSLDSLDSRVLHQNSEGWGSDAEAEQVFKMETTQPSTHRNKGYIPLPILRRKQGQEESGSQIARSKSLRDIPMVYPVRKVPDEPTIYDEDQDAIMANEWNQENKRRCSVAAKDSEAMWQDDLSKWKNRRRSSKSDRRKSLDREHVITQMANGAGNTFEKNETPGGLLKRDQQSPRRHFPAPRPYCSSPHSKSLSSDLRPHTRALLARSYTTETPFSPQAPLSSQNSAHTKETSVAAMPASDANILGEETYIASLASHGAEVTTPSLDGPFSFQAQVKVQERPSPVKPTSEETQSENVFTNQISTLVTTIQPKVTTKSATTTEPKESMLSRKEHIVCRDPKVPAFYTDLAGVDGLSQEESQKISWEPAVEHAAAGYKYMSRTGCWSGSASLPRGYRRSEGSSRLSSAITARPFGTKSRVSSMPRLFNVEYNQGLLIDSEKAESISPTTKSSLKRQTATTHLKVQHVSIGQKKPNQAQQSGTEQMEEEVKGATLSSQTFQTVGYHHQPYTQTKLVPQPHSNLQTQRNTGSSLPSSANIDLPKVDHSDMRVSLTLKPNSRPDFGFQTHWDSRGARVKLIQPGSPAEQCQLCVDDEIVAVNGVAVANLNYNQWKDKMTSSLQNGSLTMDIRRYGNKDWSTSEGDHHKQPGRSRKTLNLTSAGPSLIGYPDCHANSGASSETPVRKFNGQADDVLQSKVIHGEPADSHGTAGSKDYNIISRTNQKRREEFFKQKGGSESAISDLQVPSLSPSSSSWSWDHDGDRRRQEKWQEEQERLLQEQYRRDQERLESEWRRAQQDAKGEVCWKSGQKPFEMTNGGGSSASTQLHVNGLTNKNIKAVQGPDRDELKDEGTTSQSNGQGEHHDKISEPAWPEDSCGFKLSPAHRAKSFSTPALASPYKQTRGPGDERKRKGQSVSNAEKERQLILQEMKKRTNLLTDNSWIRQRSSSFYKEPIYVGVPMKRYESLDDLDTLRESPPPVATFIYPRPHSATAGYCAPSRNSSSRYSTGSMISQKSTLDSSHHPRMVSGRRTCCVCEHVLGSGAAIVIEALSLCFHLACFKCVGCHRHLGGSETGVQVRIRNRKPHCELCFYQLKSAGPPSM from the exons ATGGAGTGGCGCCAGCAGACCAGTGTCAGCTGTGCAGACGCCTTCAACGAGGCTCAACGCTGGATTGAG aaagtcACTGGAAAATCGTTTGGTTGCAATGACTTCCGTGCTGCCTTAGAGAATGGAGTCCTGCTTTGCGA CTTGATTAACAAGTTAAAACCCGGCATCATCAAGAGAGTAAACAGGCTTTCTACTCCCATTGCTGGTCTg GATAATGTCAGTGTCTTCCTGAAAGCCTGTGGGAAACTTGGACTGAATGTGTCTCAGCTATTTCATCCCGGAGACCTGCAGGACCTGTCCTCTCGTGCAACACTCAG gcgAGATGAAACCAAAAGAAGACTCAAAAAC gttctCGTCACAATTTACTGGTTGGGTCGCAAGGCTCACCAGGACACCTTCTACAGCGGTCCTCAGCTCAACTTCAAGGCTTTTGAAGGGCTGCTAGGGTTAGCCTTGTCCAAG GCTCTAGACGAGGGAAGTCATTTGTTTGTGAAGGAGAGCTGGTAcctggagagggaggagagtcAGCGCATGAGACCGAACTATAAGAATCAGTTTTCTTTGGACAGCCTCGACTCTCTGGATTCTCGAGTCCTCCACCAAAACAGTGAAG GTTGGGGAAGTGACGCAGAAGCTGAGCAGGTGTTTAAGATGGAGACCACACAGCCCTCCACCCATCGAAACAAAGGTTATATCCCACTGCCAATCCTACGGAGAAAACAAGGACAGGAGGAGAGTGGAAGTCAAATTGCCAG GAGCAAATCACTCCGCGACATCCCGATGGTTTACCCTGTGCGTAAGGTTCCTGATGAGCCCACCATCTATGATGAAGACCAGGACGCCATTATGGCCAACGAGTGGAATCAAGAAAACAAACGACGGTGTAGTGTTGCTGCCAAGGACAGTGAAGCAATGTGGCAAGAT gactTGTCAAAGTGGAAGAATCGTCGCAGGAGCTCAAAGTCTGACCGCAGGAAGTCTTTAGACAGAGAGCATGTCATTACACAAATGGCCAATGGGGCTGGGAATACATTTGAGAAGAATGAAACACCAGGTGGACTGCTGAAGAG AGACCAGCAGTCCCCTCGCAGGCATTTCCCTGCTCCTCGTCCTTACTGCTCCTCTCCCCATTCAAAATCCTTGAGCTCTGATCTCCGGCCACATACTCGGGCTCTGCTGGCCCGCAGCTACACCACAGAGACACCTTTCAGCCCCCAGGCTCCACTTAGCTCCCAGAACTCAGCCCACACTAAG GAAACCTCAGTTGCAGCCATGCCTGCCTCTGATGCCAACATCTTGGGAGAGGAGACATACATTGCCTCCTTGGCTTCACATGGAGCAGAAGTTACCACTCCTTCTCTGGATGGCCCTTTCAGCTTCCAGGCCCAAGTCAAAGTGCAGGAAAGACCATCTCCTGTCAAGCCCACTTCTGAAGAGACTCagtcagaaaatgttttcacaaaCCAAATCTCCACTCTGGTCACAACTATACAGCCAAAGGTGACCACAAAGTCAGCCACCACCACGGAACCTAAAGAATCCATGTTGAGTCGCAAGGAGCATATAGTCTGTCGTGATCCAAAAGTTCCTGCGTTTTACACTGATCTGGCAGGAGTTGATGGTCTGTCCCAGGAAGAGAGCCAGAAGATATCCTGGGAACCAGCTGTGGAACATGCTGCAGCTGGCTACAAGTATATGTCCAGAACTGGGTGCTGGTCCGGCTCTGCTAGCCTCCCTCGTGGTTACCGGCGGTCCGAGGGCTCATCTCGTCTCTCTTCAGCAATCACAGCCAGGCCCTTTGGGACCAAGTCCAGGGTGTCCTCAATGCCGAGGCTATTTAAC GTAGAATACAACCAGGGACTGCTGATTGACAGTGAGAAAGCGGAATCTATTTCTCCCACCACCAAATCTTCTCTTAAGAGGCAGACTGCCACCACACATTTGAAGGTTCAGCATGTTTCAATCGGACAAAAGAAACCTAACCAGGCGCAGCAGAGTGGTACAgagcagatggaggaggaggtgaaaggTGCCACTCTCTCCAGTCAGACCTTCCAGACCGTTGGATACCACCATCAGCCGTACACACAAACCAAGCTAGTACCGCAGCCTCATTCTAACCTGCAGACCCAACGCAACACAGGCTCCTCTCTCCCATCTAGTGCAAACATTGACCTCCCAAag GTGGATCACAGTGACATGAGAGTCAGCCTGACTCTCAAACCTAACAGTAGACCAGACTTCGGTTTCCAGACACATTGGGACTCCAGAGGGGCGAGAGTCAAATTAATTCAGCCTG GCAGTCCAGCGGAGCAGTGCCAGCTGTGTGTGGATGATGAAATTGTGGCTGTTAATGGAGTTGCGGTGGCAAACTTGAACTACAACCAGTGGAAGGATAAAATGACATCGTCCCTGCAAAACGGCAGTCTGACCATGGACATAAGGCGCTACGGCAACAAGG ATTGGAGCACCAGTGAGGGGGATCATCACAAGCAGCCAGGCCGCAGCAGGAAGACCCTCAATCTGACTTCTGCAGGGCCCTCTCTGATAGGTTACCCTGATTGCCATGCAAACAGTGGTGCCTCTTCAGAAACCCCAGTCAGGAAATTCAATGGGCAGGCAGACGAT GTTTTACAAAGTAAAGTCATTCATGGAGAACCTGCTGACAGCCATGGGACAGCAGGAAGTAAAG ATTATAATATTATAAGTAGGACAAAtcagaaaagaagagaagagtTTTTCAAACAGAAAG GAGGTTCAGAATCTGCAATATCTGAT CTCCAGGTGCCATCCCTCAGCCCCTCCTCATCCAGCTGGTCGTGGGACCATGATGGGGATCGGAGGCGTCAGGAGAAGTGGCAGGAAGAGCAGGAGCGCCTCCTACAG gagcaATACAGGCGGGATCAGGAGAGGCTTGAGTCAGAGTGGCGGAGGGCACAGCAAGATGCAAAGGGGGAGGTATGCTGGAAGTCAGGG CAGAAACCATTTGAGATGACCAATGGTGGTGGGAGCTCTGCCAGTACCCAACTCCATGTGAATGGattgacaaacaaaaacataaaagcagTGCAGGGACCTGACCGAGATGAGCTGAAAGATGAAGGGACCACATCTCAAAGTAATGGACAAGGAGAGCATCATGACAAGATTTCTGAACCAGCCTG GCCTGAGGACTCCTGTGGCTTTAAGCTCTCTCCTGCACACAG GGCAAAATCCTTCTCTACCCCGGCATTAGCTAGCCCCTACAAACAGACAAGAG GTCCAGGTgatgagaggaaaagaaaagggcaGTCTGTGTCTAACgctgagaaagagaggcagCTGATTTTGCAGGAGATGAAGAAAAGGACTAATCTCCTGACTGACAACAGTTGGATACGTCAGCGCAGCAGCAGCTTTTACAAAGAGCCTATCTATGTTGGGGTTCCCATGAAGAG GTATGAGTCTCTGGACGACCTGGATACTCTCCGTGAGTCCCCCCCCCCGGTCGCTACGTTCATTTACCCTCGTCCACACTCAGCAACTGCAGGCTACTGTGCCCCGAGCAGGAACTCCTCCTCTCGCTACAGCACTGGATCAATGATATCCCAGAAAAGTACATTGGATTCCTCCCATCACCCCAG GATGGTCAGTGGCAGGAGgacttgctgtgtgtgtgagcatgtccTGGGTAGTGGGGCAGCCATTGTCATTGAGGCCCTTAGTCTCTGCTTCCACCTCGCCTGTTTCAAG TGTGTGGGCTGCCACAGACATCTCGGAGGAAGTGAGACTGGAGTCCAGGTTCGAATCCGAAACAGGAAACCCCACTGTGAGCTGTGCTTTTACCAACTCAAGT CTGCTGGTCCCCCTTCCATGTGA